The nucleotide sequence TCTATTATTTGAAGAAGTGAAAAAGTATCCTAAATTTAATGTTTGAGATTGCAAATCTATAATTTCTGTTTCATTTCCTCCAAAATCAAATCTGATAATCGAAAGGTCTGGTGAAAATCCTACTCCACCCTCAATACTTAAATAATTATTTGCATCACTTCTATACCTTCTGTAAGCCAATCTTCCTGATTTGCTCGATCCAAAATCTCCAGGAGTTATAAAGGTTCGAAAAGACCAATAGCTATTTCCTGTATACCAACCTAAAGATGCTGTATAAATATTAGTTGTTTCAGTAAACTTTAGTGATCTAAGTCCAAGAGAAACCTCTAAACTTAAAGGCAAGGATTTATGTAATTCTGCACCAAATCTAAAATCTGGATATAAAAACGAATTTGATACTCCAAAATTAAGGTACGCGTATAACCCATTAGCTATTCTTGGATATAAATCTACCTCAAACTGAGCTCCAGTAGCTTCAAATCGCCTGCTTACATTAAGCTTACTATGAATACTACCATATTTTGTTTGTCGTACATATTTTAACAAATAAAACTGCTGCGGATCAAATACTTCTGAATAAATATCGACAGAAGCTCTTAATCCAACCACATTACGACTAAGCTTATCAATTAAACTTAACCTATACGATTTGGCTTTTTCATGATCAGGATGAGTTTTCAATATTTTTTTAAGGGTTAGCAATGCTTCTTCTTTATTATTAGATTGATCTTCTGCACTTGCTTTTAAATATAAAAGTTCTGGATCATCAGGAAGTTGCTTTAACGCATTCTTTGTCATTTCTAATGCATTAAATGGGGTTTCACTCCACAACTCATTTCTAATTGCGGCTTCCCAAATATCTAATCGCCCTGTAACATTTTTTAATACATAATTAAATTCTTTTCTGGCTTTTTTATAGGCACCATCCCAAGAATATGTGGTTGCTAAAAAAGCACGAATATCATGGTAATTTGGATATTTTGTTAAAATCAGTAATAAAGTATCCTGAGCTTGCTTGCGTTGTTTATTAAAGGCTAATTCTCTAGCTTTTTCAAACGCTTTATCCGGATCTCCTTTAAAAGTAGTTTCCTGCCCAAACAAATTAAAACTTATAAAAAAAAGTAATATGAAG is from Flavobacteriaceae bacterium and encodes:
- the yaiO gene encoding YaiO family outer membrane beta-barrel protein, with protein sequence MNKQYFILLFFISFNLFGQETTFKGDPDKAFEKARELAFNKQRKQAQDTLLLILTKYPNYHDIRAFLATTYSWDGAYKKARKEFNYVLKNVTGRLDIWEAAIRNELWSETPFNALEMTKNALKQLPDDPELLYLKASAEDQSNNKEEALLTLKKILKTHPDHEKAKSYRLSLIDKLSRNVVGLRASVDIYSEVFDPQQFYLLKYVRQTKYGSIHSKLNVSRRFEATGAQFEVDLYPRIANGLYAYLNFGVSNSFLYPDFRFGAELHKSLPLSLEVSLGLRSLKFTETTNIYTASLGWYTGNSYWSFRTFITPGDFGSSKSGRLAYRRYRSDANNYLSIEGGVGFSPDLSIIRFDFGGNETEIIDLQSQTLNLGYFFTSSNNRNLWGIQAGVSHQEISFDPGSFFWIYSFTLSWDLKFR